From one Prochlorococcus marinus str. MIT 0912 genomic stretch:
- a CDS encoding pyridoxamine 5'-phosphate oxidase family protein: MPPWLSQLSSALTKESKLISSRWMQLATIGIDNTPRVRTVVFRGWTDSFEMEIYTDKRSQKYYELNVNNNVEICWVFINSKCQFRFRGTSIIDLGKDNLRHWNQLSDTSKSMWGWPKPGDHYIHDKEIESSFKGEEKLSHNFSLLKIEIKHVDQLIIRKPIHIRRKWVKKEEWIEERINP; the protein is encoded by the coding sequence ATGCCTCCATGGTTATCGCAATTAAGTTCTGCTCTTACAAAAGAATCAAAACTTATTTCTTCAAGATGGATGCAACTAGCCACAATTGGAATTGATAATACACCAAGGGTTAGAACAGTTGTTTTTAGAGGATGGACTGATTCATTTGAAATGGAAATATATACTGATAAAAGAAGTCAAAAATATTATGAATTAAATGTAAATAATAATGTTGAGATATGTTGGGTTTTTATAAATTCTAAATGTCAATTCAGGTTTCGAGGAACTTCAATAATTGATTTAGGTAAGGATAACCTTAGACATTGGAATCAACTAAGTGATACATCTAAATCTATGTGGGGATGGCCTAAACCAGGCGATCATTATATTCATGACAAAGAAATAGAATCATCATTTAAAGGTGAAGAAAAATTATCACATAATTTTTCATTATTAAAAATTGAAATTAAACATGTAGATCAATTAATTATACGTAAACCTATTCATATAAGAAGGAAGTGGGTCAAAAAAGAAGAATGGATTGAAGAACGCATTAACCCATAA
- a CDS encoding peroxiredoxin, translating to MTTNECLRVGMQAPDFAATAVVDQEFKDITLSQFRGKYVVLFFYPLDFTFVCPTEITAFSDRYSDFSSKNTEVLGVSVDSKFTHLAWIQTPRNEGGIGDINYPLVSDLKREICQSYNVLNDDGEADRGLFLINPSGIIMHSTINKAPVGRNIDETLRILQAYQYVESHPDEVCPAGWTPGDKTMKEDPKGSKEYFSSL from the coding sequence ATGACGACAAATGAGTGCCTAAGGGTAGGAATGCAAGCTCCTGATTTTGCTGCTACTGCAGTAGTTGACCAAGAATTTAAAGACATTACGCTTTCACAGTTCAGAGGGAAGTATGTTGTTCTCTTTTTCTATCCACTAGACTTCACATTTGTTTGCCCTACTGAAATTACTGCTTTCAGCGATAGATATAGCGATTTCAGCAGCAAAAACACTGAAGTTTTAGGTGTCTCAGTCGATAGCAAATTTACACATTTAGCTTGGATTCAAACACCAAGGAATGAGGGAGGAATCGGTGATATTAACTATCCTCTTGTGTCAGATCTAAAACGTGAAATTTGCCAATCTTATAATGTTTTAAATGATGATGGAGAAGCTGATAGGGGCTTATTCTTAATCAATCCAAGTGGAATCATTATGCATTCAACAATCAATAAAGCTCCTGTTGGCCGTAATATTGACGAAACACTTAGAATATTGCAAGCATACCAATACGTTGAATCTCACCCAGATGAAGTATGTCCAGCTGGCTGGACGCCTGGCGATAAGACTATGAAAGAAGATCCTAAAGGAAGCAAGGAATATTTTTCATCCCTCTGA
- the ftsH gene encoding ATP-dependent zinc metalloprotease FtsH produces MSKSYSQLLRDIESGDIVSITLVPNRREVVVEFTNGEKKLIPIFYNDQKILRISEQYNVPLTVRDIRYEERLANYISGFGLALIFILSLSFLIRRSSKLLNKMQSFSGLSSQVKEDDIRKYTFDDVAGLNEESGELKEIVCFLKNPQRLIELGAKTPKGVLLVGPPGTGKTLLARSIAGEADVPFFSISASEFVEMFVGVGAGRVRDLFKSAKSKSPCIVFIDEIDSIGRQRGAGIGGGNDEREQTLNQLLTEMDGFETNNGVIVIAATNRPDVLDPALTRPGRFDRRIDISLPNRKARHKILSVHARSKPLSDSVNLMEWATKTPGFSGADLQNLLNEAAIYSARNNKSIISNIELDNALEKARFGLLSKPLSDSTKKRQIAYQIIGKTLVALLMPTQDKLEKISLFKSLGDLSGMTYFTPDEETIDSGLLTRNYIYSKIVISLGSRAAETIVFGSKEVTQGSQKDLENVYFWANQMVTKFGFSDLGPVAYDSNKDSIFLGKDIMKKRQEYSEKTSKEIDKQIISIANNAINDAINLLSDKVPLMDNLVEELIVNESLESEYVINSLNSYLSRN; encoded by the coding sequence ATGAGTAAAAGTTATAGTCAATTATTAAGAGATATTGAAAGTGGAGATATTGTTTCTATTACTTTAGTTCCAAACAGAAGAGAAGTAGTAGTTGAATTTACTAATGGAGAGAAAAAATTAATCCCAATATTTTATAACGATCAAAAAATACTTCGAATATCTGAACAGTATAATGTTCCTCTTACTGTAAGAGATATTAGATATGAGGAGCGATTAGCTAATTATATCTCTGGCTTTGGTCTGGCTTTAATATTTATTTTATCTCTTTCATTTTTAATTAGAAGATCATCGAAGTTATTGAACAAAATGCAAAGTTTTTCCGGGCTTTCATCACAGGTGAAAGAAGATGATATTAGGAAATATACTTTTGATGATGTTGCTGGTTTAAATGAAGAATCGGGAGAATTAAAAGAAATAGTATGTTTTTTAAAGAATCCTCAGAGATTAATTGAGCTTGGAGCAAAGACTCCAAAAGGTGTTTTGTTGGTGGGCCCACCTGGAACAGGTAAGACTTTACTAGCTCGTTCAATTGCAGGAGAAGCAGATGTTCCTTTCTTTTCTATCTCTGCTTCAGAATTTGTAGAGATGTTTGTCGGTGTTGGAGCTGGTCGTGTTCGTGATTTATTTAAAAGTGCAAAATCTAAATCTCCATGCATAGTTTTCATAGATGAAATTGACTCTATTGGACGTCAAAGAGGGGCAGGGATAGGTGGTGGAAATGATGAGAGAGAACAAACATTAAACCAACTACTAACTGAGATGGATGGTTTCGAAACTAATAATGGAGTAATAGTAATAGCAGCTACAAATAGGCCAGATGTTCTTGACCCAGCTTTAACAAGACCTGGAAGATTTGACCGCAGAATTGACATATCCCTTCCTAATAGAAAAGCGCGACACAAGATCTTGTCTGTGCACGCAAGATCAAAGCCTCTAAGCGATTCTGTAAATCTAATGGAATGGGCTACGAAGACCCCTGGCTTCTCTGGGGCTGATTTACAAAATCTTCTTAATGAGGCTGCAATTTATTCTGCAAGAAATAATAAATCTATAATAAGTAATATTGAACTTGATAATGCCCTAGAGAAAGCAAGGTTTGGCTTGTTATCAAAGCCACTTTCTGATTCCACTAAAAAAAGGCAAATTGCATATCAGATCATAGGTAAAACTTTAGTAGCTTTATTGATGCCTACTCAAGATAAATTGGAAAAGATATCATTGTTTAAGTCTCTAGGAGATCTTTCAGGAATGACTTATTTCACTCCTGATGAAGAGACTATAGACAGTGGGCTATTAACACGAAATTACATTTATAGCAAAATAGTTATTTCGCTTGGGTCAAGAGCTGCTGAAACCATTGTTTTTGGTTCTAAGGAAGTTACACAAGGATCACAAAAGGATTTAGAAAATGTTTATTTTTGGGCTAATCAAATGGTTACAAAGTTTGGTTTCTCAGATCTTGGACCTGTTGCATATGACTCAAATAAAGATTCAATTTTTCTCGGAAAAGATATTATGAAAAAGAGACAAGAATATTCTGAGAAGACAAGCAAGGAAATTGACAAGCAAATTATATCCATAGCAAATAATGCTATAAATGATGCAATTAATCTTCTCTCAGATAAAGTACCCTTAATGGACAATCTTGTCGAAGAACTTATAGTTAATGAATCTCTTGAGTCTGAATATGTTATTAATTCTCTTAATTCTTACCTTTCTAGAAATTAA
- the rpmF gene encoding 50S ribosomal protein L32, with protein sequence MAVPKKKTSKGKRNQRHATWKGKAAVAAEKALSIGKSVLTGRAQGFVYPMNETSDEESD encoded by the coding sequence ATGGCTGTACCTAAGAAAAAAACCTCAAAAGGCAAGAGAAATCAAAGACATGCTACTTGGAAAGGTAAGGCTGCTGTCGCGGCAGAAAAGGCTTTATCAATTGGGAAATCAGTACTTACAGGAAGAGCTCAGGGGTTTGTTTATCCTATGAATGAGACTTCAGATGAAGAATCTGATTAG
- a CDS encoding DUF565 domain-containing protein — protein sequence MQKTKFTEFIDSLVKTINPFISDSWGKRSILLLSLLFGFYFTNSLISFLLDKPVNTIFLAITIVLIMELSIRSSLISRFSIIIMSINNFRIGSTYALILEAFKLGS from the coding sequence ATGCAGAAAACTAAATTCACCGAATTCATAGATTCACTAGTTAAAACTATCAATCCATTTATCTCAGACTCTTGGGGTAAAAGAAGTATATTGTTACTTTCTTTGCTTTTTGGCTTCTATTTTACAAATAGTTTAATTTCTTTTTTACTAGACAAACCTGTTAACACGATATTTCTCGCAATTACAATAGTATTAATTATGGAACTATCAATTCGATCTTCCCTAATTTCAAGATTCTCTATAATTATAATGTCAATAAACAATTTTAGAATTGGATCTACATATGCCCTAATTCTTGAAGCTTTTAAACTTGGTTCTTAA
- a CDS encoding HAD-IA family hydrolase, producing the protein MQKLEAVFWDVDGTIADTELCGHRVAFNLAFKDFNLDWNWSESKYLDLLKISGGYNRIVHFRNEIQSDLSDSKCSEIQSRKSLHYKNLIHAGKIKVRDGVLRLINELSTIDVDQFIVTTSGKESLEPFLNTSLSSHLIYFSGIITYEDVSNHKPFPDAYKLAIKKSKKSEINCIAIEDSTIGVAAARAANLNCLLTLPPWSSDIQKISKKANACVNTLGNDYNPTKIIYGKKLYKKHVDAEYLTNIIN; encoded by the coding sequence ATGCAAAAGTTAGAAGCAGTCTTTTGGGACGTTGATGGAACCATTGCTGACACAGAATTGTGTGGGCATAGAGTCGCTTTCAATTTAGCTTTTAAAGACTTTAATTTGGATTGGAACTGGAGCGAGAGTAAATATTTAGATCTTTTAAAAATATCTGGAGGTTATAACCGTATCGTCCACTTTCGAAATGAAATACAAAGTGACCTCAGTGATAGCAAATGTTCTGAAATTCAATCTAGAAAGAGTCTTCATTACAAGAATTTAATTCATGCAGGTAAAATTAAAGTTAGAGATGGTGTGCTGAGATTAATTAATGAACTTTCTACAATTGATGTAGATCAATTTATTGTTACGACAAGTGGTAAAGAGTCCCTGGAACCTTTTTTAAATACCTCATTGAGTTCACATTTAATTTATTTTTCTGGAATAATTACATATGAAGATGTAAGCAACCACAAGCCTTTTCCTGATGCCTATAAATTAGCCATTAAAAAAAGTAAAAAATCGGAAATTAATTGCATAGCTATTGAAGATTCTACGATTGGCGTTGCGGCTGCTAGGGCAGCAAACCTTAACTGTTTATTGACATTACCCCCCTGGTCAAGTGATATCCAAAAAATTTCAAAAAAGGCCAATGCATGTGTGAATACCCTTGGTAATGATTACAATCCTACAAAAATTATTTATGGAAAAAAATTATATAAAAAACATGTTGATGCTGAATATCTCACAAATATTATTAATTAA
- the recJ gene encoding single-stranded-DNA-specific exonuclease RecJ, translating into MKTDRDQDKNWILPKPISEEKKFNCDLNPILQKVLLRRGIDITNKLEEYLTPLELPNPEYHFKELSNATQRIILACEKNEKIAICGDYDADGITSTTLLVELLSMLGARAVAYIPSRQDEGYGLNTNMVDEINNNNIKLIITVDNGISAFEAIKKTNEYGIDVIITDHHKIPETKLNIFSLIHPERTPSSSPYKYLAGVGIAYLLAKNICKHLNFDINKTTANVLFCIGTVADMAPLQGANRKWLKDSLPLINSTSNKGIKSILKKLSIDNMPITSEDIGYKIAPLINAVGRIGDPKLIIELLTNKSDESIDKLTKQCFAMNVERKRITSLIEKEALVIAQSEYNIKRKFLVLANRDWHPGIIGIVAARMVDKFNLPTAMLAQANDGIFRGSIRSNNRLKVNKALDECKDLLISHGGHSAAAGFSIKEENIIKLKEMLNNIASREFNNIDLNKSIKPEAHIQIKDINFDFYRQLNLIGPFGIMNPNPIFWTRRCKIIDIYKLKGNHLKMSLNDGTSSIDAIKWNGSIELKKNDLIDIAFHIEINKWKRKKTLQINIIDIHIHESVINLKMHNNIYKCQLTDKEDILIRNSKGLCFSTNLSRSSKNLSKKQILFAQKILTFAEIALGKAA; encoded by the coding sequence TTGAAAACAGATAGAGATCAAGATAAAAACTGGATATTACCTAAACCCATAAGTGAAGAAAAAAAATTTAATTGCGATTTAAACCCAATTTTACAAAAAGTTTTACTTAGAAGAGGTATTGACATAACCAATAAATTGGAAGAATATCTAACACCATTAGAGCTTCCAAATCCTGAATATCATTTTAAGGAATTGTCCAACGCGACTCAAAGAATAATTCTAGCCTGCGAAAAAAATGAAAAGATTGCGATTTGTGGTGATTATGATGCAGATGGTATTACAAGTACAACTCTTTTAGTTGAATTATTATCTATGCTTGGAGCAAGAGCTGTGGCCTATATACCATCAAGACAGGATGAAGGATACGGACTTAATACCAACATGGTAGACGAAATAAATAATAATAATATCAAGCTTATTATAACAGTAGATAATGGTATATCGGCATTTGAGGCAATTAAAAAAACCAATGAATATGGTATTGATGTTATTATCACTGATCATCACAAAATACCAGAAACCAAATTAAATATCTTTTCATTAATACACCCTGAAAGAACACCATCAAGCTCTCCTTATAAATATTTAGCAGGTGTTGGAATTGCTTATCTTCTTGCTAAAAATATATGCAAACATTTAAATTTTGATATTAATAAAACAACTGCTAATGTATTATTTTGTATTGGAACCGTAGCTGATATGGCTCCACTGCAAGGAGCCAATAGGAAATGGCTAAAAGATTCTTTACCACTAATTAATTCCACATCTAATAAAGGAATAAAATCTATCTTAAAAAAGCTTTCAATTGATAATATGCCTATAACTTCGGAAGATATAGGTTATAAGATTGCACCACTAATAAATGCTGTTGGTAGAATTGGCGATCCAAAACTAATAATCGAACTGCTAACAAATAAATCAGATGAATCAATAGATAAGCTTACCAAGCAGTGTTTTGCAATGAATGTAGAAAGAAAAAGAATTACATCTTTAATTGAAAAAGAGGCCTTAGTAATTGCACAAAGTGAATATAATATTAAAAGAAAATTTCTAGTACTCGCAAATAGAGATTGGCATCCTGGAATAATTGGTATCGTAGCCGCTCGTATGGTTGACAAGTTTAATTTACCTACAGCAATGCTTGCCCAGGCAAATGATGGAATTTTTAGAGGATCAATAAGGTCAAATAATAGGTTGAAAGTTAATAAAGCGTTGGATGAATGTAAAGATCTTCTAATATCACATGGAGGGCATTCAGCTGCTGCAGGTTTTTCAATTAAAGAAGAAAATATCATTAAACTAAAGGAAATGCTTAATAATATAGCTAGCAGAGAATTTAACAATATTGATTTAAATAAATCAATAAAACCAGAAGCTCACATTCAAATTAAAGATATAAATTTTGATTTCTATAGGCAATTAAATCTCATTGGTCCCTTTGGAATAATGAATCCTAACCCAATCTTTTGGACAAGAAGGTGTAAAATTATTGATATTTACAAACTTAAGGGTAACCATTTAAAAATGTCTCTTAATGATGGGACTTCAAGCATAGATGCAATTAAATGGAATGGATCAATAGAATTAAAAAAAAATGATTTAATCGATATAGCATTTCATATAGAAATCAATAAATGGAAAAGAAAGAAAACACTTCAAATTAACATAATAGACATACATATTCATGAATCAGTAATTAATTTAAAAATGCATAATAATATATACAAATGCCAATTGACAGACAAAGAAGATATTTTAATCAGAAACTCTAAAGGTTTGTGTTTCAGTACAAATTTATCAAGATCTTCTAAAAATCTAAGTAAAAAGCAAATTTTATTTGCACAAAAGATTCTTACTTTCGCTGAAATTGCTCTAGGAAAGGCTGCTTAG
- the psb30 gene encoding photosystem II reaction center protein Ycf12/Psb30, with translation MGNLLPLVAVFLAGPAIIALIFYRRGV, from the coding sequence ATGGGAAACCTTTTGCCATTAGTTGCAGTCTTTCTTGCAGGGCCAGCAATCATCGCTTTGATCTTTTATAGAAGAGGTGTATAA
- a CDS encoding TMEM165/GDT1 family protein: MGQSNSNSKQESSLQEDSTPFFSILITSFSTIFLAELGDKTQLATLILSAQSGRPIIIFIGAALALISTSLLGVLIGRWIANNLPRQRFTLVSGIIMVSLGIYLVTQGFIDFTQNNNLN; encoded by the coding sequence ATGGGTCAATCTAATTCAAATTCAAAGCAAGAAAGTAGTTTGCAAGAGGATTCTACTCCTTTTTTTAGTATACTGATTACATCCTTTAGTACAATTTTTTTAGCGGAGTTAGGAGACAAGACACAACTTGCAACATTAATTCTTTCAGCACAGTCTGGCAGACCCATAATAATTTTCATAGGAGCTGCACTTGCTCTTATTTCAACAAGCCTTCTCGGAGTTCTAATTGGTAGATGGATAGCTAATAACTTACCAAGACAAAGGTTTACACTAGTTTCAGGAATCATTATGGTAAGTTTGGGGATATACCTAGTAACTCAGGGTTTTATTGACTTTACTCAAAATAATAACTTGAACTAG
- a CDS encoding TMEM165/GDT1 family protein has product MILTLLFTTFVTVFIAEMGDKTQLTTITLSSTTNKPLAVFIGSSLALILATLLGALAGGSIANLIPAFLLKLLSGIVFLIIGINLFSQSKKESTNESQ; this is encoded by the coding sequence ATGATTCTAACCCTCCTATTCACAACCTTTGTCACTGTTTTTATAGCAGAAATGGGCGATAAAACTCAACTAACAACAATAACTCTTAGTAGTACAACAAACAAACCTTTAGCAGTATTTATAGGGTCGTCTTTAGCTCTAATATTAGCTACGCTTTTAGGTGCTTTGGCAGGTGGATCTATTGCTAATCTTATTCCTGCATTTTTACTTAAGCTACTTTCTGGAATAGTATTCTTAATTATAGGTATCAACCTCTTTTCACAAAGCAAAAAAGAATCTACTAATGAAAGCCAGTAA
- a CDS encoding RNB domain-containing ribonuclease, with protein MTSVLKILENLCFEDGLEISKLEKSLKLTKRVDKDNLNIAIKALSKLGIVQYVNEDKLSINNSIPFLQGRVRCSSKGYCFVAREDQGEDIYIREANLNNAWHGDLVIVLITKPGVKRRAPEGSIQCVLERHNDTLLAKVEPDKLTGDLKAYPLDDRIPVTIELENVIDVDKKLRDKDLIHEIKISKYPIAQHKAKGSIIRELSINAGVEGDIELLLAKNNISRNLDSPKVAPRKISLKGREDLTSQPSLLFQSWESKNSPSLPALYAEPFEGGNRIWIHSPTISERINLGGRLDKFLRDKGEVICLGNNWLDFLNESLRSASQFKINDECEAISLIIDINAEGNITDWKFILSIIKPAKIINPKHLKAIKNRKPTSKSIPIAIKPIKDNLEVIYTLIHSAKLINNRNNVSIKLDEHIPNLERLYELHKTFPSRDFHGWSKTYDSCDSQSISDVYIRLANNILAQHLIGYKLPFIYKEHEVIDQSSINELTKSALSLDKNITVNLDGTLTTNELIKSFESSTEKKILHKLLKHIIPGINLKLFMINNQLDNEVSNYDISTNNIESPWCCPSLNYWNIFNQFILSSLLSDGKNKASSRSKVIVELGKKDSWNQVDWDIFSSKHNENISIHSSLRLVQHLNEIRKNSKSFRNNIISIAQGREAQKIIGKEVTAIITGVQSYGFFAEIDELTAEGLVHVSTLGDDWYEYRSRQNLLVGRKNKRTYQLAQKVNVRVLKVDILKNQIDLELVKEKEKVIENETIINNDPIINNDPA; from the coding sequence ATGACATCAGTTTTAAAAATACTTGAAAATCTTTGTTTTGAAGATGGATTAGAAATTTCAAAACTTGAAAAATCCTTAAAATTAACAAAAAGAGTTGATAAAGATAATTTAAATATTGCGATTAAAGCTCTTTCAAAGTTAGGAATAGTCCAATATGTTAATGAAGATAAACTGAGTATTAATAATAGTATTCCTTTTTTGCAAGGCAGGGTTCGTTGTAGTAGTAAAGGTTATTGCTTTGTTGCTAGAGAAGATCAAGGTGAAGATATTTATATTAGAGAAGCTAATTTGAATAATGCCTGGCATGGAGATTTAGTAATAGTATTAATCACTAAGCCAGGAGTAAAAAGAAGAGCGCCAGAGGGTTCCATTCAATGTGTACTAGAAAGACATAATGATACTTTGCTTGCAAAAGTAGAGCCAGATAAATTAACTGGAGATCTAAAGGCTTACCCTTTAGATGACAGGATACCAGTAACTATTGAACTTGAGAATGTTATAGATGTTGATAAAAAACTTCGTGATAAAGATTTAATTCATGAAATAAAAATAAGCAAATATCCAATTGCTCAACATAAAGCAAAAGGTTCAATAATTAGAGAGTTATCTATAAATGCTGGTGTAGAAGGTGATATTGAATTATTACTTGCAAAGAATAATATATCTAGAAATCTTGACTCTCCTAAAGTTGCTCCTAGGAAAATCTCATTAAAAGGAAGAGAAGACTTAACATCACAACCATCATTATTATTTCAAAGCTGGGAATCAAAGAATTCTCCATCGCTTCCTGCTTTATATGCAGAACCATTTGAAGGCGGCAATAGAATATGGATTCATTCTCCTACTATTTCTGAAAGAATTAATTTAGGAGGAAGGCTAGATAAATTTCTTAGGGATAAAGGAGAGGTCATTTGTTTAGGAAATAACTGGCTGGATTTCCTTAATGAATCACTCAGATCAGCATCACAATTCAAAATCAATGACGAATGTGAAGCTATCTCATTGATTATAGATATTAATGCTGAAGGCAATATTACTGATTGGAAATTTATCCTTAGTATTATTAAACCTGCAAAGATTATTAACCCAAAACATCTTAAAGCAATTAAAAATAGGAAACCAACCTCAAAATCGATACCCATAGCAATTAAACCTATTAAAGACAATTTAGAAGTCATTTATACCCTTATTCATTCAGCAAAATTAATTAATAATAGAAACAATGTTTCCATCAAATTAGATGAGCATATTCCTAATTTAGAAAGATTATATGAATTACATAAAACATTCCCTAGTAGAGATTTCCATGGATGGTCTAAAACATACGATAGTTGTGATTCTCAATCAATTAGTGATGTCTATATTAGGCTTGCAAATAATATTCTCGCCCAACATTTAATAGGCTATAAATTACCATTCATTTACAAAGAACATGAAGTAATTGATCAATCATCTATAAACGAATTAACTAAATCAGCTTTATCATTAGACAAAAATATAACTGTTAACTTAGATGGGACACTGACAACAAATGAATTAATTAAATCATTCGAATCAAGTACTGAAAAGAAAATTCTTCATAAGTTATTGAAACATATTATCCCTGGAATTAATTTAAAACTTTTTATGATTAATAATCAATTAGATAATGAGGTTTCAAATTATGATATTTCTACAAACAATATTGAATCACCATGGTGTTGTCCATCTTTAAATTACTGGAATATTTTTAATCAATTTATATTAAGTTCACTTTTGTCTGATGGAAAAAATAAAGCTTCAAGTCGAAGCAAAGTTATTGTTGAACTAGGTAAAAAAGATAGCTGGAATCAAGTTGATTGGGATATTTTTTCATCTAAGCATAATGAAAATATTTCCATTCATTCAAGTTTACGATTAGTTCAGCATTTAAATGAAATAAGGAAAAACTCTAAATCTTTCAGAAATAACATAATTTCAATTGCACAGGGTAGGGAAGCTCAAAAAATTATTGGAAAAGAAGTAACAGCAATTATTACTGGAGTACAAAGTTATGGTTTTTTTGCTGAAATAGATGAATTAACAGCTGAGGGATTAGTTCATGTAAGTACTTTGGGTGATGATTGGTACGAATATAGATCTAGACAGAATTTATTAGTAGGAAGAAAGAATAAAAGAACTTATCAACTTGCACAAAAGGTTAATGTTAGAGTTTTGAAAGTTGATATTTTAAAAAATCAAATTGACTTGGAGCTTGTAAAAGAAAAAGAAAAAGTAATAGAGAATGAAACTATTATAAATAATGATCCTATTATAAATAATGATCCTGCATAA
- a CDS encoding flavin prenyltransferase UbiX, with protein MNNIVIAITGASAMQIGERAVQLLLENNQSVDLILSKGAYEVAKSERSINIPVEPKAQCEFWRNKLEVKSGKLRCYRWNDHSASIASGSHKTKGMVIVPCSMGTLGRIASGFSLDLIERCADVHLKENRPLIISPRESPLNLIHIENIKRLAIAGALIVPPIPAWYTNPQTIEDLIDFIVVRLFDSLGEDFNYIQRWCGPNK; from the coding sequence ATGAACAATATTGTTATTGCAATTACGGGTGCCTCAGCTATGCAAATAGGAGAGCGCGCAGTTCAGTTACTGTTAGAAAATAATCAATCTGTAGATTTAATCCTTAGTAAAGGTGCATATGAAGTGGCCAAGAGTGAACGCAGTATTAATATTCCAGTTGAACCAAAGGCCCAATGTGAATTTTGGAGAAATAAGCTTGAAGTTAAATCAGGAAAATTAAGATGTTATCGATGGAATGATCATTCAGCGTCAATTGCTAGCGGTAGTCATAAAACTAAAGGCATGGTAATTGTTCCTTGTTCAATGGGAACCTTAGGAAGAATAGCCTCTGGTTTTTCATTAGATTTAATAGAGAGATGTGCAGATGTTCACTTAAAGGAGAATAGGCCGTTAATTATTTCTCCTAGGGAATCACCATTAAATCTTATTCACATAGAGAATATAAAGCGTCTTGCTATAGCAGGAGCATTGATTGTTCCGCCAATTCCTGCTTGGTATACAAATCCACAAACTATTGAAGATCTAATAGATTTTATTGTAGTTAGACTGTTTGATTCTCTTGGAGAAGATTTTAATTATATACAAAGATGGTGTGGTCCAAATAAATGA
- a CDS encoding DUF2996 domain-containing protein: MENQAPANEKDSGNKVNKSDSLQTTQPADIDKKDLNILDKQKVSEDLNVDKTPIPKKPVKPPKVEEKPFEEFINDHLIPKLKSSIEDKGTLVCDIKLIEGIRPVVGGKCWMVFCEMSEQRKFWLCFNKNIITSDKTILLAESNSEPSIVESFLIDEKKTTLALLISRVLQRLNGQKWVGAN, from the coding sequence ATGGAAAATCAAGCCCCCGCAAACGAAAAGGATAGTGGAAATAAAGTAAATAAATCCGATTCCTTACAGACAACACAACCTGCTGATATAGACAAAAAAGATTTAAATATATTAGATAAACAAAAAGTGAGTGAGGATCTTAATGTTGATAAAACTCCCATTCCTAAAAAGCCTGTCAAACCGCCTAAGGTAGAAGAAAAACCTTTTGAAGAGTTTATAAATGACCATTTAATTCCAAAATTAAAGTCATCTATAGAAGATAAAGGAACATTAGTATGTGATATTAAGTTAATAGAGGGAATAAGACCTGTAGTTGGAGGAAAATGCTGGATGGTTTTTTGTGAAATGTCTGAACAAAGAAAATTTTGGCTTTGTTTTAATAAAAATATTATAACCTCCGATAAAACTATATTATTGGCAGAATCAAATTCTGAACCAAGCATTGTTGAATCTTTTCTAATTGATGAAAAAAAGACAACATTAGCATTACTTATTTCGAGAGTACTTCAAAGATTAAATGGTCAGAAATGGGTAGGTGCTAATTAA